From a region of the Zingiber officinale cultivar Zhangliang chromosome 4B, Zo_v1.1, whole genome shotgun sequence genome:
- the LOC121975141 gene encoding protein GRAVITROPIC IN THE LIGHT 1-like has product MLQKFALAFKTKTIEFFAEDEEAEEDDDTAAPTDPKSEEIITGQRVVVLKPDPAPRPDPQALAAAALATFSSFQAAYLLLQTAQSPFVHDDLRSADRTAVSHLRRLSELKRTYLGLGSTPSLSLSSHLETQVQENQDLLRSFEALVNRLQSDIDGKDPEAAALEKTLADLNADCARLAHRLERACMPAEDKVEALLTVGVFDSVLRDTCRVTHRFARIWVDSMKIPGWDLRDAANCICPDVNYAKPRHFRYALLSYVCLGMFEGFDSYDFCEDRTGVELNNIDVTIRRNDSLQQFIDHSALDPMETMRDFPSCDFANFCQKKYTKLIHPGAESSLSRNLTTDDLALRQSSHLYEPFVTMASSMWTLHKLAWAYDPVVEIFQVARGTEFSMVFMKNIVGKVDMMCIDHQSAKPKVGFTVVPGFRVGNTVIQSRVYLDGS; this is encoded by the coding sequence ATGCTTCAGAAGTTTGCTTTAGCCTTCAAGACCAAGACCATCGAATTCTTCGCCGAGGACGAGGAAGCGGAGGAAGACGACGACACTGCAGCGCCCACCGACCCTAAGTCAGAGGAGATCATCACCGGCCAGCGCGTCGTAGTCCTGAAGCCCGATCCTGCCCCGCGTCCTGACCCCCAAGCCCTAGCCGCCGCCGCACTTGCCACTTTTTCTTCTTTCCAAGCCGCTTACCTCCTCCTGCAAACCGCCCAATCGCCCTTCGTTCATGACGATCTGCGCTCCGCCGACCGCACCGCCGTCTCCCACCTCCGCCGCTTGTCGGAGCTCAAGCGCACTTACCTCGGCCTCGGATCGACTCCCTCCCTCTCTCTTTCTTCCCATCTGGAGACCCAAGTGCAGGAGAACCAGGATCTACTGCGCTCCTTCGAGGCCCTCGTCAATCGCCTCCAGTCCGACATCGACGGCAAGGATCCCGAGGCCGCCGCGCTTGAGAAGACGCTTGCTGACCTCAACGCGGACTGTGCGAGGCTCGCTCACCGACTCGAGCGCGCCTGTATGCCGGCGGAGGATAAGGTCGAGGCGCTGCTCACGGTCGGGGTCTTCGATTCCGTACTCAGGGACACCTGTCGGGTCACTCATCGTTTCGCCCGGATTTGGGTCGATTCGATGAAGATTCCCGGATGGGATTTGCGTGATGCTGCGAACTGCATCTGCCCGGACGTCAACTATGCGAAGCCACGGCATTTTCGATACGCTCTCCTGTCCTACGTCTGCTTGGGTATGTTTGAAGGCTTCGATTCCTATGACTTCTGCGAAGATAGAACTGGAGTTGAATTGAACAACATTGACGTCACCATTCGAAGAAATGACTCTTTGCAGCAATTCATCGATCATTCCGCTCTTGATCCAATGGAGACAATGCGAGATTTCCCAAGTTGTGATTTTGCAAACTTCTGCCAGAAGAAGTACACAAAGCTCATCCATCCAGGCGCCGAATCATCTCTGTCGAGGAATTTAACTACAGATGACTTAGCACTGAGGCAGTCCAGCCACCTGTATGAGCCGTTTGTGACCATGGCCAGCTCCATGTGGACGCTTCACAAGTTGGCCTGGGCATATGATCCTGTGGTggaaatctttcaggttgcccgAGGGACTGAGTTCTCTATGGTTTTCATGAAGAACATTGTTGGTAAGGTAGACATGATGTGCATTGATCATCAGAGTGCTAAACCAAAAGTTGGGTTTACTGTTGTTCCTGGATTTCGAGTTGGCAACACAGTTATCCAGTCTAGGGTTTATCTGGATGGCTCATAG